Genomic segment of Sulfitobacter faviae:
CGGAACTCCTCTTCGCCGACAAAGCGGTAATCCTTGCCATCCTCCTCGCCCGGGCGGGGGCGCGGGTGGTGGCGGAGACCGAGAAGTTGATCGTCGGATCCCATGCGCGCAGTGCGCGGGCCATGGTCGATTTGCCCGCCCCGGAGGGGAACTGAGGATGATCAGAAGGCCGCGTCGGCTTGGGTTTGTCACGTCTTACTCCACATTTTGCACTTGTTCGCGCATTTGGTCGATCACCGCCTTCAGGGCCAGACCGACAGTCGTCAATTCGGTGCTCTGCGCCTTGGAGCAGAGCGTGTTGGCTTCGCGGTTGAACTCCTGCATCAGGAAATCTAGCTTGCGCCCCACCGGCCCGCCCTGCCCGATCAGCGCGCGCGCGGCGGCGACATGGGCGGCAAGGCGGTCGATCTCTTCGGTGACGTCGGCCTTGACCGCGATCAAGGCCAGCTCCTGCGCCACCCGGTCCGCATCCGCGCCCTCACTGTTGTCAAGCACGCGGGCAAGGTTGCGGCGCAACTGGGCAGCGGTTTCTTCCTTACGGGCCTCGGCCAAAGCGGCGGCTTCGGCGGCGCGGTTTTCGACCTCGGTCAACTGCTCTTGCATCACATCGGCCAGCGCCGCGCCTTCCTGCGCGCGCATCTCGTTGAAATCACGCAGCAGGGTCGGCACTTCCGCCAGCAATGCGGCGCGCAGCGCGTCGATGTCCTGTGCCTGATCGGCCTGTTCCAACACGCCGCGCATGGAAAGAATGTCGCTCGCCCGCGAGGGCGCCAGCGATACGCCGGCATTCATCGCACGGGCCTCGATCTCATGCAGGGCGGTCAGCAGCGTGTCGACATGCGCCTCGTTGATCTGCAAGCTGCCGTCACTCTCAGCCGAGGAGATGCGCAGGTTGCAGGTGATATTGCCCCGGGCCACCTCCGCCGAAATTTGCTTGCGCAAGGCGGCCTCAAGCCCCTCGACCCAATCGGGCAGGCGCAGCCGCAGGTCTAGCCCTTTGCCATTGACCGCGCGTAGTTCCCAAGACCAGCTCCAACCCTCCAAAGCGCCGGAGGCAGAGGCGAAACCTGTCATGGACCTGATCATCAGCGCGTTCCTTGCAAGGGCGGTCATGTCCTGCCTTACGGCGAAACCCCCGCGAGGGGCAAGCCCCCGGCCCCTCGCCCGGCGGATCCCATGGCTCACGCGTTAACCACTTCAGCGAAAGCATGACGAATTCCTTAACCGCCTGCGGTATTAATGATTTGGTAATCATTTCGGCCGCATTGTGCCGCTGTCGTTTCAAAAACGGCTGCTGTATTGGCCAAGTCCTTATGGGTGAGTTTCAATGGGCAATACAGGCCACACCGCGCAGAATGTTGTCGCCATGTCAGATCATCGGACGCATGTTGGCTATGGCCCGCTGGCGCAGGTCGAAGCCTATTGGGAGGCCCTGCGCGGCAACAGATTGATGCCGCGGCGGTCGGATATCGACCCGCGCGGGATCGAGCAGGCATTGGAATATGCCTTTATCCTCGAACGTGTCGCCGTGGGTGTCGGACGGTTGCGGATTGCGGGCGGCCATCTGCGTGACCTCATGGGGATGGAGGTGCGCGGCATGCCGATCACCGCCTTTTTCGGCACGCAGTCGCGCCCCCGCGTCAGCGAAGCGCTGGAAGAAGTGTTTCAGATGCCCGGCCAGATCACACTGCATTTGGGCGCGGCGGCGAGCTATGGGCGGCCTGCCTTGACGGGGCGGATGCTGCTCTTGCCGCTGAAAAGCGACCTGGGCGATGTCAGTCGGGTGCTGGGCTGTCTCGTCGTGCTGGGGGAGATCGGCCAAACCCCGCGGCGCTTCGATCTGGCGCAGGCCACGCGGCAGAGCGCCTTTGGCGGGGTGGCCAAACCTGTGCGCCATGCCGATCCCTTGCAGCAGCCGCTTTTGCCACGCGAAACCGGATTCGCAGAGCCGAAGGCAAGCTTCACCGCCGCCCCATCGGGTGACATCCCGCCCTATCTCCGCCTAGTGAAGTCAGAGCAGGAATAGCCCGTCCGCCGCCCTCGGAACGCGAAAACGCCGCCCCGCAACTAGCGGGACGGCGTCTCTTTCGTCACAATCAAGTGCAGGCCGAGGCTGTTACCCTGCCGCCCGCGCCGTCTGTGCCACGCGGCGGTTCGACAGTTCCTCGGCCACGAGGAAGGCCAGTTCCAGCGATTGGCTGGCGTTGAGCCGCGGGTCGCAGGCCGTGTGGTAGCGATCGGACAGGTCTTCGTCGCTGACCGCCCGCACACCGCCGGTGCACTCGGTCACGTCTTGGCCGGTCATCTCGAAATGCACACCGCCGGGGACGGAACCTTCGGCGTTATGCACGGCAAAGAATTCATGCACTTCGCGCAGCACGGAATCGAAGGGCCGGGTCTTGTAGCCCGTGGAGGATTTGATCGTGTTGCCGTGCATCGCGTCACAGGTCCAGACGACATTGGCGCCCTCTTCCTGAACGGTCTTGATCAAACGCGGCAGGTGATCGCCCACCTGCCCCGCACCAAAGCGCGAGATCAGGGTGAGACGGCCCCCTTCATTCTCGGGGTTCAGCTTAGCCATCAAACGCTTGAGGTCATCGCTGGTCATC
This window contains:
- a CDS encoding YicC/YloC family endoribonuclease — its product is MTGFASASGALEGWSWSWELRAVNGKGLDLRLRLPDWVEGLEAALRKQISAEVARGNITCNLRISSAESDGSLQINEAHVDTLLTALHEIEARAMNAGVSLAPSRASDILSMRGVLEQADQAQDIDALRAALLAEVPTLLRDFNEMRAQEGAALADVMQEQLTEVENRAAEAAALAEARKEETAAQLRRNLARVLDNSEGADADRVAQELALIAVKADVTEEIDRLAAHVAAARALIGQGGPVGRKLDFLMQEFNREANTLCSKAQSTELTTVGLALKAVIDQMREQVQNVE
- a CDS encoding PAS domain-containing protein, producing the protein MGNTGHTAQNVVAMSDHRTHVGYGPLAQVEAYWEALRGNRLMPRRSDIDPRGIEQALEYAFILERVAVGVGRLRIAGGHLRDLMGMEVRGMPITAFFGTQSRPRVSEALEEVFQMPGQITLHLGAAASYGRPALTGRMLLLPLKSDLGDVSRVLGCLVVLGEIGQTPRRFDLAQATRQSAFGGVAKPVRHADPLQQPLLPRETGFAEPKASFTAAPSGDIPPYLRLVKSEQE